The stretch of DNA TTGACAGCGAATACCGCCGCGACAAGCGCCGCACTTTCAACGTAGGTGGCAACGCCGCTTTGGAGCTGGCTAAGGGGTTGCTGTTCCGCTCTACGGCTGGTTTCGACATCACCAATACCGATTTGGGTACGTTCAATGGTCGGTTCTCGCCTACTATCCGGCAGGCAGCGGGCGGCTACCAGAACCTGCCGTTTGCTACCATCACCACGGGCACCCAGATTACCTTCAACAACTCCAACGTACTGGATTATTCGCGCACCAAGGGCAAGCACCAGATGGGCTTGCTGCTAGGTGAGGAAACCTACCAGCAGCAAACCAAGCAGCAGTTCATCCAGACCAATTACCTGCCCCTGGATATTACGGCGGAGCGGGCATTGGCCAACATCAACCAGGGCGTATTACCTACCGGCCAGAACTCGCAGCCAGTGCTGCCTAGCACCGGCATCCCGAACGACTACCGCCTGCTTTCGGGCTTTGGCCGCCTAACGTATTCCTACGACGACAAGTACCTCTTTACGGGCACGTTCCGCGCCGATGGCTCCTCGAAGTTTAAGGCGGGCAACCGTTGGGGCCTCTTCCCCGGCGCTTCGGCTGCCTGGCGTATTTCCAAGGAAGAGTTCTTCAAGTCGGTGGAAGCGGTATCTGACCTGAAGCTACGCGTGAGCTATGGCCAAGCCGGCAACAACCGTATTAACGACTTCCTGTTCAGCCAGCTTTTCCAGGCTGGTGGTGCACCATACTACCTCAACCACAACCAGGTGCTGGGTTCCTCGGCCACCACGCTGCCTAACCCCAACCTAAAGTGGGAGGTAACCACCTCGCGCGACATCGGTATCGACTTGGCCCTGTGGGAAAACCGGGTGCAGTTCACGGGTGATGTGTATTATAACACGACTACCGACCTGTTGATCAACCGCCCCATTCCTCCGTTCCTGGGCTACACCTCCCAGCTGCAAAATATTGGCAAAACCTCCAACAAAGGGGTAGAGCTGCAGCTGACGGGCGTAATCTTCAACAAGCCTGACTTTGGCTGGACGGCTACGGCTAACGCCTCCTTCAACCGGGGCCGCATTGAAAGCCTGGGGTCTGGGCTGGAGGAGATTCCCGGTATTGCATCAGGCTGGGCCGGCACGGCCCTCAACCGCGACTATGTAGCCCGCGTAGGCCAGCCCGTAGGCCAGATGTATGGCTACGTGACGGATGGTTTCCTGACCGCCGATGACTTTGAAGGGTATAATACCGTTACGCAAAGCTGGACTCCCCGGAAAAACGACCAGGGAGCAAACGTATTCGCGAACAACCTGGGTCTGATTGGCGAAACTGTTGCCCGCCCCGGCCAGATCAAGCTAAAAGACCTGAACGGTGATGGCGTTATAAACGACCAGGACCAGACGGTAATTGGCAATGCCAACCCTAAGCTCTCCGGCGGTCTGAACCAGCAGTTTACGTACAAAAACTTCGATGCCAGCGTGTTCCTGAACTTCGTGCTGGGCAACGATATCTACAACGCCAACAAAATTGAGTTTACCTCAAACACGGCTAACACGGTATTCAGCAACGTGCTGGATCAGATGAGCGACCGGTACCGCACCATCAATGCTGATGGTACACCCATCACCGATCTGGCCACGCTGCGCCAGGTAAACCAAAACGCTGATATCTGGACGCCCACTCGCAACTACTTCCTGCACTCGTGGGCGGTAGAAGATGGCTCCTTCCTGCGCGTGAACAACATCACGCTGGGCTACACCTTGCCCAAGCTACTAACCGCCCGCGCTAAAATCCAGACGCTGCGCTTCTACGTGACGCTCAACAACCTGTACACCTTTACCAAATACACGGGCTACGACCCAGAGGTGAACACGCGCCGTGCCACGCCACTCACGCCTGGCGTTGATTATGCCGCTTACCCCCGCAGCCGGGCCTTCCTGTTCGGCCTGAACCTCTCCCTCTAATCCCACCCGCTTTTTCACTCCGTATATGAAATCGTTCGTTTCCTTCCGGGCTGCACTAGCTGGCCTGGCCCTGGCCAGCACCGCCGGGGTGGTATCTTCCTGCAAAGATTTTCTGGATGTTGAGCCATTGGCTCTCAATACTACTGAGGCCACTTTCAGCACCGTGGCCGGCGCTACTGCCGCTATCATTGGTGCCTATGACCCCCTCTCCGGAGACCAGTCATATGGTACGCGTATCAGCATGTATTTCCCCTTCGACTCCGATGAGATGATCGGGTCATCGGGGGCTGCTGACGGAGCCCGCCGTAGCATTGCCCGCTACAAGGCACTGGCCACCAACACCGAAATTACCAACCCCTGGAACACCCTTTATCAGGGCGTAGAGCGCAGCAATATCTGCATCGACCAGATCCCGAAGATGTCGCTGTACACCACGGGCACGGCGGCCGACACGGCTACGCTGCACCGCTTGCACGGTGAGGCGCTTACGCTGCGCGCGCAGTACTACTTTGAGTTGGTACGCAACTGGGGCGATGTGCCGGCGCAGTTTACGGCCTCCGTTTCGGGCCAGGACTTCAACCTGCCGAATGCTGACCGCAACGAAACGCTCACCAAGCTCATTGCTGACCTTCTCCAGGCTGAGAAGCTGGTGCCCTGGCGCTCCAAGGCCGGCGCGGCCAGCGAGCGGATTACGAAAGGAGCGGTGAAAGCCCTGCGCGCCCGCCTGGCCTTATACCGGGGTGGCTACTCGCTGAAAGGCAACCAGATGGTGCGCCCCGCCGACTATCTCGACTACTACCGCATTGCCCGCCAGGAGTGCGCTGAGCTGATGGCTAACCGCTCTGAGCACACGCTCAACCCC from Hymenobacter taeanensis encodes:
- a CDS encoding SusC/RagA family TonB-linked outer membrane protein: MKRKLLLLTPLLACAMAPAWAQQQQQRVQGIVKSEKGEPLPGVTVVVRGTTVGASTDADGRFNLAVPANATLRFSYIGFLPFEVAVGTKTDINVTLKEDTKTLDDVVVIGYQSVQRRDVTGAVSSVSAQQIKDIPVNSAAEALTGRLAGVQLTSSEGTPGNQDVRVRVRGGGSITQDNSPLYVVDGIQIENALSVITPQDIASVDVLKDASATAIYGARGANGVVIITTKKGLEGKTVISYNGFAGFREISKKLGVLKPDDYLNYQFERAQQAGATGTGGLSTFKTLFGSSNYNSDTLQRARSAPFIDWQEEVFGRRAFQQTHNVSVAGGVKGTTYSLSLTHNDEEGIQRGSDYSRNLINFRFDTKATDKLRIGLNMRFNDQEVNGAGTSTSGSSVTSRLRNTVQYQPLSVPRASGAIIDPGTFDDDFFTNSSLVNPLITIDSEYRRDKRRTFNVGGNAALELAKGLLFRSTAGFDITNTDLGTFNGRFSPTIRQAAGGYQNLPFATITTGTQITFNNSNVLDYSRTKGKHQMGLLLGEETYQQQTKQQFIQTNYLPLDITAERALANINQGVLPTGQNSQPVLPSTGIPNDYRLLSGFGRLTYSYDDKYLFTGTFRADGSSKFKAGNRWGLFPGASAAWRISKEEFFKSVEAVSDLKLRVSYGQAGNNRINDFLFSQLFQAGGAPYYLNHNQVLGSSATTLPNPNLKWEVTTSRDIGIDLALWENRVQFTGDVYYNTTTDLLINRPIPPFLGYTSQLQNIGKTSNKGVELQLTGVIFNKPDFGWTATANASFNRGRIESLGSGLEEIPGIASGWAGTALNRDYVARVGQPVGQMYGYVTDGFLTADDFEGYNTVTQSWTPRKNDQGANVFANNLGLIGETVARPGQIKLKDLNGDGVINDQDQTVIGNANPKLSGGLNQQFTYKNFDASVFLNFVLGNDIYNANKIEFTSNTANTVFSNVLDQMSDRYRTINADGTPITDLATLRQVNQNADIWTPTRNYFLHSWAVEDGSFLRVNNITLGYTLPKLLTARAKIQTLRFYVTLNNLYTFTKYTGYDPEVNTRRATPLTPGVDYAAYPRSRAFLFGLNLSL